From one Bufo gargarizans isolate SCDJY-AF-19 unplaced genomic scaffold, ASM1485885v1 fragScaff_scaffold_726_pilon:::fragment_2:::debris, whole genome shotgun sequence genomic stretch:
- the PLK4 gene encoding serine/threonine-protein kinase PLK4, with translation MASSIGGRIEDFKVLNLLGKGSFACVYRAQSINTGIEVAIKMIDKKAMQRVGMVQRVRNEVEIHCQLKHPSILELYNYFEDSNYVYLILEMCHNGELNRYLKNRKKPFSEKEARHFMEQIVKGMLYLHSHGILHRDLTLSNLLLSSDMNIKIADFGLAAQLKLPNEKHFTMCGTPNYIAPEIATRSAHGLESDVWSLGCMLYTFLVGRPPFDTDTVKNTLNKIVLADYELPSFMSREAKDLIFKLLRKNPADRLSLSSVLDHLFMTGYSSSTCDDTGAVEDSIDSGHATISTGFTGSSGVSVSGRLQEKRILSGPSLPNKMNVFQFKDRQPNDVLTVDGGSFHGCPREDSDSAERRGRKAVVSEDRPHSRYLRRAHSSDRTGASRSQTHSKPNSFVDRCHSVEALNKPGQLTGFRTSASSPANSYGDIPQMFTEKAAHSSLGRLASPPVKERTPSEFFYPPKLPGVKADERCQAETVQQWFGAMQLNGQIQKPQDVSSISNAAGNYYGQPGIQHEAPLCNWNDVKMKKVTDSSLDGAQKGVRKHPASEENPHTLKSKLPQQAASYGSLRSIIPPLNSERLKPIRQKTKNAVVSILDTGEVCMEFVKEQNSQERVKEVLRISCDGNLFYIYHPNEGKGFPLVDRPPSPPENMFSYTFDSLPEKYWKKYQYASKFIQLVRSKTPKVTYYTRYAKCMLMENHPSADFEACFYDGAKIHKTADFIRVIEKSGKSYTLKDGGRVNGLSDEIKCYVDHANESHQVCLSLESAINIEEKKGDNISLFPITFGRRPVSTDSPKPPAQTPSGESVCGHKSQSPTNQAVGSASSPHQMSNINPSILSYEGSLLSAQSAPSSSTPKGHTPDPGQVLKSVFVKNVGWASQLNTGAVWVQFNDGSQLVVQPGVSSIIYTAPNGQVTRHGENDKLPEYIKNKLQCLSSILMLFASSSGHS, from the exons ATGGCGAGCAGCATAGGAGGGAGGATCGAG GACTTCAAGGTCCTCAACCTCCTCGGAAAAGGTTCTTTTGCCTGCGTTTACAGGGCACAGTCCATAAATACTGGCATCGAGGTTGCTATCAAAATG ATAGACAAAAAAGCAATGCAGCGGGTGGGCATGGTGCAGCGGGTGCGCAATGAGGTGGAGATCCACTGCCAGCTGAAACATCCGTCTATCTTGGAG CTTTACAACTATTTTGAAGACAGCAATTATGTGTACCTGATACTAGAGATGTGTCACAATGGGGAGCTGAACAGATATTTAAAGAACAGAAAGAAACCATTTTCTGAAAAAGAAG CTCGCCATTTCATGGAACAGATAGTTAAGGGGATGCTGTATCTACATTCGCATGGCATTCTGCACAGGGACCTCACGCTCTCCAACCTCCTGCTCTCCAGCGATATGAATATTAAGATTGCAGACTTTGGACTGGCAGCTCAATTAAAATTGCCAAACGAGAAGCACTTCACGATGTGTGGCACCCCAAACTACATTGCTCCTGAAATTGCTACCAGGAGTGCTCACGGTCTTGAATCTGACGTCTGGTCTTTGGGGTGCATGTTGTATACTTTCCTTGTGGGAAGACCTCCCTTTGACACCGACACTGTGAAGAACACTTTAAATAAGATAGTTTTGGCAGACTATGAACTGCCCAGCTTTATGTCAAGGGAGGCGAAGGATCTGATATTTAAGTTGCTGCGCAAAAACCCTGCAGATCGGTTGAGTCTTTCTTCTGTGCTGGACCACCTGTTCATGACGGGGTATTCTTCTTCCACGTGTGATGATACGGGAGCTGTTGAAGATTCCATTGACAGTGGACATGCTACAATCTCTACAGGATTTACTGGTTCTTCTGGGGTTAGTGTTAGTGGGCGCTTACAGGAGAAAAGGATTTTATCAGGACCGTCACTTCCCAACAAAATGAATGTCTTTCAGTTCAAGGATAGACAACCAAATGATGTCTTGACAGTGGATGGTGGAAGCTTTCACGGTTGTCCTAGAGAGGACAGTGACTCCGCTGAGAGGAGGGGGAGAAAAGCTGTTGTCAGTGAAGATAGGCCGCATTCGCGCTACCTCCGAAGGGCTCATTCTTCTGACAGGACAGGTGCCTCTCGTAGTCAGACACATAGTAAACCAAACAGCTTTGTGGACAGATGTCACTCTGTGGAGGCTTTGAATAAACCTGGCCAGCTGACTGGGTTCAGGACCTCCGCGTCTTCTCCTGCAAATAGTTATGGAGACATCCCTCAGATGTTCACAGAAAAAGCAGCCCACAGCTCTTTGGGTAGACTTGCCTCGCCTCCGGTCAAAGAGAGAACTCC GTCTGAATTTTTCTATCCTCCAAAACTCCCAGGTGTCAAAGCCGATGAAAGGTGCCAAGCGGAGACCGTGCAGCAATGGTTTGGAGCCATGCAGTTAAATG gtCAAATACAAAAACCTCAGGATGTGAGCAGCATAAGTAACGCTGCTGGAAATTATTATGGCCAGCCAGGCATACAGCACGAGGCCCCCCTGTGTAATTGGAATGATGTTAAAATGAAGAAAGTGACAGACTCTTCCCTTGACGGCGCACAGAAAGGAGTGAGGAAACACCCGGCTTCAGAAGAAAATCCACACACCCTAAAGTCAAAGCTACCTCAACAAGCTGCAAGCTATGGCTCCCTGAGGAGCATAATTCCTCCTCTTAATTCAGAAAGACTGAAGCCGATCAGGCAGAAAACCAAGAATGCGGTG GTCAGCATTTTGGACACTGGAGAAGTTTGCATGGAATTTGTGAAAGAACAAAACTCTCAGGAACGAGTCAAGGAGGTTTTGCGCATATCCTGCGATGGAAATTTG TTTTATATTTACCATCCAAATGAAGGCAAGGGGTTTCCTTTAGTGGATCGGCCTCCATCTCCTCCGGAAAACATGTTCAGTTACACATTTGACAGTTTACCAG AAAAGTACTGGAAAAAATACCAGTATGCGTCAAAGTTCATCCAGCTTGTAAGGTCCAAGACACCTAAGGTTACCTACTACACTAGATATGCAAAATGTATGTTAATGGAGAACCACCCCAGTGCTGACTTTGAGGCCTGCTTCTACGATG GAGCAAAAATTCACAAGACCGCTGATTTTATTAGAGTAATAGAGAAGTCTGGAAAGTCGTACACTCTGAAAGATGGGGGCAGAGTTAACGGTTTGAGTGATGAAATAAAGTGCTATGTGGATCATGCCAATGAG AGTCATCAGGTTTGTCTTTCTTTGGAATCTGCAATTAACATAGAAGAAAAAAAGGGAGACAATATCTCATTGTTTCCAATCACATTTGGGAG GAGACCAGTGAGCACTGATTCCCCAAAACCTCCAGCACAAACACCTTCTGGGGAGTCAGTATGTGGACACAAGAGTCAAAGCCCAACTAATCAGGCAGTTGGCAGCGCATCCTCACCACACCAGATGTCTAACATCAACCCTTCT attctctcctatgaggGATCTCTATTATCGGCTCAGAGCGCACCTTCATCCAGCACACCAAAAGGTCACACTCCAGATCCTGGTCAAGTCTTGAAgtccgtttttgttaaaaatgttgGCTGGGCATCTCAG TTAAACACTGGGGCAGTATGGGTGCAGTTCAATGACGGCTCTCAGCTGGTTGTACAGCCTGGAGTTTCATCtattatatacacagcaccaaaTGGACAAGTAACCAG